Proteins encoded in a region of the Elizabethkingia bruuniana genome:
- a CDS encoding fimbrillin family protein: MRSELKHIGYLAIASSFIMLGSCRSTDTDNTLGQGVSAVNINLLGTSFHDGDPGSSQASLGKNASGTYSVERHSVLITPSTFMAAELSSASEAGLNTRASLGKGPMAVIPGAPLGPGMAFRVIAYRQSSGAYHTHQDYIVGQTPVPMMLDNGGTYTMVAYSYGSATLPLISSGEKTDIGSAQVNYNNIDRDFMYYQKPNYIPTEAQNRLDITLSHKTTLITTIIKSSGYGTIDNIVSASITPHFTTGNIPLATGNITGRGSVVSEALTFPGPFGNTTQTATPVFVNADTGGNFASFSANLTIGGVTKSVDLPNSFSIKPGWKKNLTILFSKCGAYVATGKWKEFMCHNLGADMDAKPFTPSAAIHGAKYQWGHKPTNDAVSDNRYLTQTDDQNQDYNLGNNLPAGWIYRKPADTNTPAEDLWGDGTKTKMDPCPEGYRIPSWDEVKDMHALNSTTSLGSWGGSPTNYSSGNMVGTGLFLPAAGSRRSTAGTLPGSTAERGQFGSYWTGTRQSVSSGQNYSHAYIFVANDGATNDGYPIEWGNGISVRCIKEN; encoded by the coding sequence ATGAGATCAGAACTAAAACATATAGGCTATTTAGCTATTGCTTCTTCTTTTATTATGCTGGGATCCTGTCGTAGTACAGATACGGATAATACACTAGGTCAGGGTGTTTCTGCTGTTAATATCAATTTACTCGGAACATCCTTTCATGATGGGGATCCAGGTTCCTCACAGGCTTCTTTGGGAAAGAACGCATCCGGGACTTATTCCGTGGAGCGTCATAGTGTACTGATCACTCCCAGTACATTTATGGCCGCAGAGCTGTCTTCGGCTTCAGAAGCAGGGCTTAATACTCGGGCATCCCTGGGTAAAGGTCCCATGGCTGTTATTCCGGGCGCTCCTTTAGGACCCGGAATGGCCTTCAGAGTTATCGCTTACAGACAAAGTAGCGGAGCCTATCATACCCATCAGGACTATATTGTTGGTCAGACGCCAGTACCCATGATGCTGGATAACGGAGGTACATATACTATGGTTGCTTATTCCTATGGATCGGCAACTCTTCCGCTTATAAGCTCAGGAGAGAAAACCGATATAGGTAGTGCACAGGTTAATTATAATAATATTGACCGGGACTTTATGTATTACCAGAAGCCAAACTATATACCCACAGAGGCTCAAAACAGACTGGATATTACCTTATCCCATAAAACCACCCTGATCACAACGATCATCAAATCATCAGGCTATGGGACTATTGATAATATAGTCAGTGCCAGTATTACTCCTCATTTTACAACGGGAAACATTCCTTTGGCTACGGGGAATATTACAGGGCGTGGCAGTGTTGTTAGCGAGGCTCTTACTTTTCCGGGGCCTTTTGGCAATACCACTCAGACAGCGACTCCTGTTTTTGTGAATGCAGATACCGGAGGAAATTTCGCTTCGTTTTCTGCTAATTTAACAATAGGTGGTGTTACTAAATCTGTTGACCTCCCGAATTCGTTTTCCATTAAACCCGGATGGAAGAAAAACCTCACGATATTATTTTCTAAGTGTGGGGCTTATGTAGCCACTGGAAAATGGAAAGAATTTATGTGTCATAATCTCGGGGCAGATATGGACGCAAAACCCTTTACACCAAGTGCAGCTATCCATGGTGCAAAGTACCAATGGGGGCATAAGCCGACAAATGATGCTGTATCAGATAATCGTTATCTTACTCAGACAGATGATCAGAATCAGGACTATAACCTCGGCAATAATCTTCCGGCAGGATGGATATATAGAAAACCTGCGGACACGAATACTCCGGCAGAAGATCTTTGGGGTGATGGTACCAAAACGAAAATGGATCCATGTCCGGAGGGATATAGAATACCTTCGTGGGACGAAGTAAAGGATATGCATGCCCTTAATAGTACCACTTCGCTTGGGAGCTGGGGGGGGAGTCCTACGAATTATAGTTCAGGCAATATGGTCGGAACCGGATTATTCTTACCTGCAGCTGGTTCTCGCAGGAGTACAGCTGGTACTTTGCCTGGTAGTACTGCCGAACGTGGCCAATTTGGCAGCTATTGGACTGGTACGCGACAATCGGTATCGAGCGGCCAAAACTACAGTCACGCATATATATTCGTTGCGAATGATGGTGCTACTAATGATGGCTATCCTATAGAATGGGGGAATGGAATATCTGTTCGTTGTATCAAAGAAAATTAA
- a CDS encoding FISUMP domain-containing protein, with protein sequence MMKSFHLIKNSLGIAIILFLGSCRSSDSENTLTGGGVSAVSFNLLGAEYADSGKLSGQASLTKENITNSGNQVQRHSILVTPGSVITAELAPSSDVSKVLPNASSGMNSIAAITGNPLTPGMQFRIIAYRSNGNYHTHQDYTVGQSATSMMLDNGAAYNIVVYSYGTASLPAISSGEQNNISSAVVNYNDTNRDFMYQKLDFTPQNYTNNTLDITLRHKVAQITTIVNSGSLGSITNITGGVLTPHYSNGVVPLSSGVMSGRTILSTGVSLDFSGFNTSTATSAPVFVNANTTGSFSANMTIGGITKAFNLPNSFKITPEKKSNLTINMVKCGAYIGPNTNPANFREFMCQNLGATAGTDPFDNTKAGNHGAKYQWGANTGELNRYYSQSDDQSNAGEISGWSTTSYKPDGSWSDTGKTGNDPCPTGYRVPTSAQWQAILANNNNNVERVGTPWTDSPTNFASALYFRNPSNVRVLMLPVAGYRGSNKGILSSRGSTGTYWSSSEVTGTNRGYYIDISSSNASVGTNLRANGFSVRCIAG encoded by the coding sequence ATGATGAAAAGTTTCCATTTAATCAAAAATTCATTAGGGATAGCTATAATATTATTCTTAGGTTCATGTCGAAGTTCAGATTCTGAAAATACCTTAACCGGAGGCGGAGTTTCGGCAGTTAGTTTTAATCTTCTCGGTGCTGAATATGCTGATTCGGGAAAATTATCGGGTCAGGCTTCTTTAACTAAAGAAAATATAACAAATTCCGGAAATCAGGTTCAGCGCCATAGCATATTAGTAACTCCCGGTAGTGTGATAACAGCAGAGTTAGCACCTTCATCAGATGTTTCAAAGGTTTTACCCAATGCTTCTTCGGGGATGAATTCTATAGCAGCTATTACCGGAAATCCACTTACCCCGGGAATGCAATTTCGTATTATTGCTTATAGAAGCAACGGTAATTATCATACCCATCAGGACTATACGGTAGGACAGTCAGCAACTTCGATGATGCTGGATAATGGGGCTGCTTATAATATTGTGGTGTATTCATATGGCACAGCAAGCCTTCCGGCTATTAGCTCCGGAGAACAGAATAATATCAGTAGTGCCGTTGTAAATTATAACGATACCAACAGGGACTTTATGTACCAGAAGTTGGATTTTACACCTCAGAATTATACGAATAATACTTTGGATATCACCTTAAGACATAAGGTGGCACAAATTACAACTATAGTGAATTCGGGTAGTTTAGGAAGTATTACGAATATTACCGGCGGGGTACTAACCCCACATTATAGTAACGGTGTAGTGCCTTTATCATCGGGTGTTATGTCGGGAAGGACCATATTAAGCACAGGCGTTTCATTAGATTTTTCAGGTTTTAATACATCAACAGCAACTTCTGCACCAGTATTTGTCAATGCTAATACAACAGGAAGTTTCTCGGCGAATATGACTATAGGAGGAATTACAAAAGCATTTAATCTGCCTAATTCTTTTAAAATCACTCCTGAGAAAAAGAGCAATTTAACGATTAATATGGTGAAGTGTGGTGCCTATATAGGTCCAAATACTAATCCTGCTAATTTCAGGGAGTTCATGTGTCAAAATTTAGGGGCTACCGCAGGAACAGATCCATTTGATAATACTAAAGCAGGTAATCATGGAGCTAAATACCAGTGGGGAGCTAATACAGGAGAACTAAACAGATATTACTCCCAGTCGGATGATCAGAGTAACGCGGGAGAGATATCAGGCTGGAGTACAACCTCCTATAAACCTGATGGCTCCTGGAGTGATACGGGTAAAACAGGAAACGATCCTTGTCCTACAGGTTACAGGGTTCCTACTAGTGCACAATGGCAGGCTATTTTAGCAAATAATAATAATAATGTAGAAAGAGTTGGTACTCCCTGGACTGACTCTCCTACTAATTTTGCTTCTGCGCTTTACTTCAGAAATCCTTCCAATGTGCGTGTACTAATGCTCCCTGTTGCTGGTTATCGTGGCTCTAATAAAGGTATACTATCCAGTAGAGGTAGTACCGGCACCTATTGGAGCTCTAGTGAAGTTACTGGTACTAATCGTGGGTACTATATAGACATTAGTAGCAGTAATGCGTCTGTGGGTACTAACCTTCGTGCTAACGGTTTTTCTGTTCGCTGTATTGCAGGATAG
- a CDS encoding phage integrase SAM-like domain-containing protein — translation MTLKYVLSGNTILKNINLFLTIDNINFKFHTLLRIPQEDWDTEKQRPKNIYLKKHKKINCKLDILKKELALYVHKKSEEKKTINQRTLSKMLHKLILQNQGSYPPDSLLFYMENYIRDRKDFICYSTYKRYKVFYNLIQRFEGYAMKHLFIEDINMEFVKEFIAFGKEEKYSENTIYRTIHFVRTILNFVEKKGVRTSVREMNIKREKQQKEIVSLSEKEILKIENTNLPDELKAAKDWLIISCYTGQRFSDFMKFSIDKMVNIDGKTCIKFIQQKTKKKIILPLHPSVKNIIQRNENAFPKPLDIVTYNKQIKLIARIAGINHTLSARKRVGHRAKSFVMEKWETITSHIGRRSFATNFYGKIPTPLLLHATGHSTEQVFLNYINDFDNDRITSLGDYFDKLHQKIIE, via the coding sequence ATGACTTTGAAGTATGTTCTTTCAGGCAATACAATTCTTAAGAATATTAATTTATTCTTAACAATTGATAACATTAATTTTAAATTCCATACCCTTCTCAGAATTCCTCAGGAAGATTGGGATACAGAGAAGCAGCGTCCTAAAAATATTTATCTTAAAAAACATAAAAAGATTAATTGTAAACTGGATATTCTTAAGAAAGAACTCGCTTTATATGTTCATAAGAAATCTGAAGAAAAAAAGACAATCAATCAGAGAACCCTTTCAAAGATGTTACATAAACTCATATTACAGAACCAGGGCTCATATCCTCCGGATTCTTTATTGTTTTATATGGAAAATTATATTAGAGATCGAAAAGACTTTATTTGCTATTCAACCTATAAGCGCTATAAGGTATTCTATAATTTAATACAGAGATTTGAAGGTTATGCGATGAAACATCTTTTTATAGAGGATATTAATATGGAGTTCGTAAAGGAGTTTATTGCATTCGGTAAAGAAGAAAAATATAGCGAGAATACCATTTACAGAACAATTCATTTTGTGAGAACCATCCTGAATTTTGTAGAGAAAAAGGGAGTCAGAACCTCGGTAAGAGAAATGAACATTAAAAGAGAGAAACAACAAAAAGAGATTGTATCTCTATCAGAAAAAGAGATTCTCAAAATTGAAAACACCAATCTGCCCGATGAACTAAAAGCCGCTAAAGACTGGCTGATAATCAGCTGTTATACAGGACAAAGATTTTCAGACTTTATGAAGTTTTCCATAGATAAAATGGTTAATATAGATGGCAAAACCTGTATTAAATTCATCCAGCAAAAGACAAAAAAGAAGATTATTCTGCCTTTACATCCATCCGTCAAAAATATCATTCAAAGAAATGAGAACGCTTTTCCTAAACCTTTAGATATTGTAACTTATAATAAACAGATAAAACTTATTGCCAGGATCGCAGGAATTAACCATACTTTGAGCGCAAGAAAACGTGTGGGGCACAGGGCTAAATCTTTTGTAATGGAAAAGTGGGAAACGATCACAAGCCATATAGGAAGGCGGAGCTTTGCTACAAACTTCTACGGAAAAATACCTACCCCTTTGCTATTACATGCCACAGGACATTCAACCGAACAGGTGTTTTTAAATTATATTAATGATTTTGATAATGACCGAATTACTTCTTTAGGAGATTACTTTGATAAATTACATCAAAAAATTATAGAATAA
- a CDS encoding site-specific integrase — protein MLKYSVNFSVKNNKTDDVTRVRLIVFFNGNRPELHVGVYVKPSEWDKESSRVSSSNKKDTRNKELNRIEEYIDEIFKEYDAIEKRFPTVEELKYKFAEKKGKVKENEAKKELTYIETIELYSSEVGKKNSWDKSNYNRFNKLRNHIFYYNAKLVTNKIQEEDLVNLVKYFHENPMLIRSNGKAEPGPPHKNTTVSRTLKDVRAVLRWAHSKGVYQGDLHETFHPTLKAANFGINEPVFFTWEELMLFYNYKFDIKQKHLEVTRDIVAFCCFTSLRYSDVFNLRKSQVYSDIIVVKTQKTVDALKIDINDYSREILLKYKDIKGLKALPVKSEKEINEQLKVIGEILEFDRPVNYTYFIGEKRYDEVYPFREIISSHIGRRTFIVNGLNLGIPAEVIMKWTGHQDYQTMKPYIAIVDNLKKSEMNKFNKK, from the coding sequence ATGCTAAAATATTCAGTAAATTTTTCTGTAAAAAATAATAAAACTGATGATGTTACTCGAGTAAGACTTATAGTGTTTTTTAATGGAAATCGTCCCGAGTTACATGTTGGTGTTTATGTAAAACCTTCAGAATGGGATAAGGAGTCGAGTAGAGTGAGTTCTAGTAATAAAAAAGATACTAGGAATAAAGAGTTAAATAGAATTGAAGAATATATTGATGAAATATTCAAGGAATATGATGCTATTGAAAAAAGGTTTCCAACTGTTGAGGAGCTAAAATATAAATTTGCTGAAAAGAAAGGAAAGGTAAAAGAGAATGAAGCAAAGAAAGAATTAACTTATATTGAAACGATTGAGTTATATTCATCCGAAGTTGGTAAGAAAAATTCCTGGGATAAATCAAACTATAATAGATTTAATAAACTTCGGAATCATATTTTTTATTATAATGCAAAATTAGTCACCAATAAAATTCAAGAGGAGGACTTAGTTAATCTTGTTAAATATTTTCATGAGAATCCTATGTTAATTAGGAGCAATGGAAAAGCAGAGCCTGGACCTCCTCATAAAAATACTACTGTTTCGAGGACATTGAAAGATGTTAGGGCTGTTTTGCGATGGGCACATTCAAAGGGGGTTTATCAAGGAGATCTTCATGAAACATTTCATCCAACTTTAAAAGCTGCGAATTTTGGAATTAATGAACCTGTTTTTTTTACTTGGGAAGAATTAATGTTATTTTATAATTATAAATTTGATATAAAGCAAAAACATCTTGAAGTAACTAGGGATATAGTTGCCTTCTGTTGCTTTACGTCTTTAAGATATTCTGATGTATTTAATCTTAGGAAATCACAAGTATATTCTGATATAATTGTAGTTAAAACTCAAAAGACAGTTGATGCCTTGAAAATTGATATTAATGATTATTCACGGGAAATACTATTAAAATATAAAGATATTAAGGGGTTAAAGGCTCTTCCAGTTAAAAGTGAGAAAGAAATTAATGAGCAATTAAAGGTTATAGGTGAAATTTTAGAATTTGATAGGCCTGTTAATTACACGTATTTCATTGGGGAAAAGAGATATGATGAAGTTTATCCATTTCGTGAAATTATTAGCTCCCACATTGGCAGAAGGACGTTTATAGTAAATGGATTAAATCTTGGAATACCGGCCGAGGTTATTATGAAATGGACAGGACATCAAGATTATCAAACGATGAAGCCTTATATTGCAATTGTTGATAATCTTAAAAAATCTGAAATGAACAAATTTAATAAAAAGTAA
- a CDS encoding bacteriocin, protein MNLEKLQLKELSTKEMREITGGSFFGRAWKWIKEHVGIFDYGETLETSGSAIGVKVGVDL, encoded by the coding sequence ATGAATCTAGAAAAATTACAACTTAAAGAATTATCTACAAAAGAAATGAGAGAAATTACAGGTGGCAGTTTCTTTGGTAGAGCTTGGAAATGGATTAAGGAGCACGTAGGGATCTTTGATTACGGAGAAACACTTGAAACAAGTGGATCTGCAATTGGCGTAAAAGTCGGAGTAGATCTATAG
- a CDS encoding Tn3 family transposase: MKGFIFFGHSILFFVKFNFADYIKTIFICKYLLSKPLRRKINTQLNKGEKLNGLRAYFWFGGDGIIRKKQEEEQQVTARCLNLLTNIVIVWNTIYIQEVINQLYFEGYDISDEDFEHISPAPFEHVNRLGKYSFSTTFEVNNNGLRPLRIYKI; the protein is encoded by the coding sequence TTGAAAGGCTTTATTTTTTTTGGACATTCAATTTTATTTTTTGTGAAATTCAATTTTGCCGATTATATTAAAACAATTTTTATTTGCAAATATTTATTAAGTAAACCTTTGAGAAGGAAGATTAATACTCAGCTTAACAAGGGAGAAAAACTCAATGGCCTTAGAGCCTATTTTTGGTTTGGAGGAGATGGGATAATAAGAAAAAAACAAGAAGAAGAACAACAAGTGACAGCCAGATGCTTAAATTTGTTAACAAATATTGTTATTGTTTGGAATACGATTTACATTCAGGAAGTTATAAACCAACTTTATTTTGAGGGGTATGATATCAGTGATGAAGATTTTGAACATATTTCTCCGGCTCCCTTTGAACATGTCAATAGATTAGGAAAATATTCTTTTAGTACAACTTTTGAAGTTAATAATAATGGGCTCAGGCCTCTTAGAATCTATAAAATTTAG